The genomic interval TGCCCCTGATCGGCAATGATAGTTGCACGGTAGCACACATGCCCCCCGATTAAAAAGGTTGCCTGATTTTTGATTGGTCGCCTCAGGCAATAGAACCGAAACCAAGCAGGCAACAGGGCGCACTAAAGTGCAACGCAGTACCTTTGGCGGCTGAATAAGGGAAAGGGGAGTTTACGAGGATCCGTGGAACCGCAGTACACTCGACCTAAGTCAAAACAAACGGAAATATTGTTTTGTAGCGTAAAGACTATATATTATGCGGCATGGCGCTGTCTATCCAGTTATGCAAGGAATTCACACACGCGCACGCCGACTGTTCAGCACAATGCCAATAGCAATAAAGGCGATGCCCATCAGATGGTAGCCTTGTAAGCGCTCGCCAAGCAGGAAAAAGGCGAGAATCGCCACCCACACCGGCATCAGGTGAATGAACACACCCGCCTTGGAAGGGCCGATGAGGCCAACGCCCTTGTTCCAGCTGAAATAGGCCAGAAGCGAGGCAATGAATGTCACATAGACAATCGCTGCCAAATTCGTCGGCGTGAGCGTAACAGGCTGATAGGTGAGGGTTTCCCAGATATAGAGCGGCAGCAGGATAAGGGCGCCAAGGCCGGTGATCACCATCAGCATGACCAGCGGATCAAGGGCCAAGGGGCGTAGCTTGACCGTAATAGAATAGAGTGCCCAGACAATCGCCGCCCCGACCATCCAGATATCGCCGACGGTGAATTTGAGATGGAACAGGGTGCTCAGCTCGCCGGAGGTGATGACAAAGATGACTCCAAAAAAGGAGATCATAATCCCTGCGATCTGCGCGAGGCCGAGTTTCTCCTTGAGAATGAACACCGAGAGCAATGCCATGATGGCAGGGCAGGTGGCCAGAATCAGCGTCGAGTTGATGGCCGTGGTGCTGTGCAAGGCCTGATATTGCAGTGGGTTGAAAGCGGCAATACCCGTGGCCGACATGGCAAGGAGCAGCTTCCAGTGTTTGCGGATGACAGGCCAGTTGGCGGGCAGCTTGCGGGCGGTGAAAAACAAAAGGATGAGGCAGCAGAAAAACCAGCGCCAGAAGGACAACCCAAGCGGAGGCAAATCGCCCCGAACGGCGCGCCCGATCACAACATTCCCACCCCAGCACAGGGTTGCAAGGGCCAAGGGAGCATAGGCGGCGATATTACTGTTTTTCATGAATTTTGCTTTTTATAAAAAGGAAGACTGCAAGGAAGGATTTCTCCTTCGCATATTTTGATCTTGCGTGGAAGGAAAAAGACGTTCCATAGTGTTTTGGTTTTCTTTGTGATTGAAGCATCAGGGCATACGGTATGAAAATCGGAATATTGATATTCAAGGATGTTGAAGAGCTTGATTTTGTCGGGCCTTGGGAAGTTTTCACCATGGCCAATATGGTTAAGAAAGCCAAGGGAAAGGAGCCTCTCTTCGAAATGGCGCTGATCGCTCCTGACGCCGAGCCAGTCACCTGCGCCAAGGGCATGCGGGTGTTGCCGGACAAGACAATGGCCGAGACTGACTCGCTCGATGTGATTCTTGTTCCCGGTGGACAGGGGACACGACGCGAAGTGAATAATCCGGCCATTATCAACTGGATTGCAGAAATCGGTGAGGAGGCAAAATGGGTGACCAGTGTATGCACCGGATCGCTACTGCTCACAGCTGCCGGTCTGACCAAGGGCAAGAAAATTACAACCCATCACGGGGCCGTTGATCTGGTCAAAGAGCGACCGGAAAAACCTGACGTGCATGGGGAATATCGCTATATCCGTGATGGCAATTTGGTGACCAGCGCTGGTGTGTCTGCTGGTATCGATATGAGTCTCTGGCTCGTAGGCGAGTGGTATGGCCCTGATTTTGCGCGCATTGTGCAAAAGGCCATGCAATATGACCCGGTTCCGCCTTATTCTGCTCTGACCTGAGGGCTGTCGCCATCTGGGCCGAGGCCCTCGGCAAAGGCACGTCTTTTAAGCCTCATTGCCATGATGCCGAGCCGCATAGTCTCTTCCAGAATGAGAATTCCGTAGACGATATAGAGCGACAGCTCAAAGACCTGGGTGCAAATGAGCAAGAGCGGCACTCCGAAGCCCCATTGTAGCCCGACCTGAACCCAGAACACCCATTTGGGCCGGTCTGTCGCACGCAATATGGCGCCGATGGTGACTGATGCCGTGCGCACCAGAACCAACAAGCCTCCATAAGGGATCAGCAACAGGAAATTGATTCGAACCCAATCGGAGATATGCCAGGAGAGAGCGTCTGCGAGCAGCGTCACGCCGACAAACAGCAATGCAAGGCGTGGTGCCAGCAAGCGCAGGGCTTTCAGTACAGAGAGGATTGCCCTGCGTAATTCCGGGCTGCCGGGCTCCAGATCCGCGCAAGTGAGAGTAGCCGACATAGCTACCGCCCGCCCGAGCACATTGGCAACCGAGAGCCATGGGGTCATCAGCGCCAGAGCAGCAAAGGTCAAATAGGGTTGCTGGGCAAACAACAACTGATAAGCTTGCGCTCCGACAATGAGTGCAGCCACATTCAGCATGACCGGCAGCAAAACCGAACGCGGCAGCAGTGCTTCTCGGTCATAGTCTGCGCTCCCTGACGTTTCTGCGGCGCTTTTGTCCCGCAGAGCCACGCGCATGTCGCGCACTGTCAGCACCACGAGATAAAGGAGCCGCGCGCTTTGACTGACAAGAGTCGCGATGGCCGCTCCCTTGATGCCCAGTTCCGGAGCTCCGAACCAGCCGTAGATCAGAAGCGCATTGAGAATGACATTGAGCGGCAACTCGATGGCAAATCCCCGCAATTCGCGCGGCGCCTGTCGTCGAACATCGAAACTGATGGTCAGGAGATAGGCGGCAAAGCTGAGAGGAAGGGCGTAGACCATGAGCGCCAGATAGCGCTTCGCCGCAAAGCCGATGCCGGATGTCGTGGCCAGCCAGTCCACAAGAAAATTGATGTTGAAGCGGAAGAGCAGAACAAGAATGATACTAAGCCCGAGGCCCAACATCATCATGCGCAGGAGGCGCACAAAGTAAAGGCGCATATCGCCCGCGCCAAAAGCACGCGTTAAAAGGATCTGTGCACCCGACCCAAGTCCGAACAACAGCGCCATGAAAACACCATAGAGCCCTGCGCACAGGCCAAGACCCGCTAAGGTCTCATCACCAATCGGACCAACCATATTGGCATCAATCAGAATGGCGGAAGTGGAAAAAAGACCGGACAGCGAAAGAAAACCCGCCAACTTGAGAATAGAGGGGGTTTCACGATCGAGTAGGGCAGACTTGGTCGAAGGATTGGCTGTCACGGGGATAATGAAATCTTCTATTTGCGAATGGTTGGCGTTGGGCGGACATTAGGCTAAATTGCCCCCAATGCCAATGAAGAAGACCTCCAAGCCTGAAAGCGAATGCTCGTGTCCAATCTTGTTATTTACAGTCCCTATCTGGGGATCGCCGTTCTAGTCATTTTCGTTCTGTCAGGCAAAGTTTTTCGCGATAACTGGAAAGCGGCAGGGCCTCACTGGAAGCGCAACTGCTGGCTCTCGGGAATCGTGGCGACCCTCTGCTTTCTGGCGCTGGCCTTCATACCCTTTGTTCCGCACTGAGATATCCAGTCAATCTGTGCAAAACCTGTCGTTTGAACAAAGGGGTCGTTTCATTTCTGTCATGAACAATGTGCATGAGTTTTGGCAATGGGCAACACTGCTTTTCGCTTCCATTGACCAGATTGACGGTGCGACGGAGCGACAGACAGCAGAAACGAAAAAGGCACGTCTTCGGCGTGCCTTTTTAAATAGATCCTAACGCGCAATAGCCAGTTTATTCGGCTGCGCTCATGGCTGCTTCGCGTTCTGCTTTCTCGCGGGCCGCTTTCTTGCGAGGGCATTCCCCATGAAGACGCTCTTTGAGAGGGCTGTCCTTATCAACTGCGGCGCCGCAGATCAGGCAATGATCCGCATCGGAAATTGCGTTGAGGCCGCCGCATGAGCCGGCAATCGGTTTGCGCTTGAACATGACGCCAATGGACATGCCAACAACAATGACCAAAAAGGCTCCGAATACGATAAGATAGGTTGCCATCTAAATACCCTCTATGCCACCCGACACCTCTGAGCGCGGGCGGGTTGCTGATCATTTTTCCGCCTTCATCAAAGCATCAAAAGCCTTGCTGCTTGATGTTACAAATCCGTTTTCTTCGCGGCGAATGAAATAGGCCGGAATGTCCAACTTGTCAGCCAGAGCACGACCTTCCTTTTCACCCAGCACCAGAAGAGCCGTTGCCATCCCGTCGGCGCGCATGCCATTGGGAGCCAGCACAGTGACTGAAGCAAGATTATGCGTGACCGGTCGCCCGGTCAGCGGATCGATGATGTGGGACATGCGCTGCCCCTCATCATTGAAATAGAAATTGCGATAGTCCCCCGACGTAGCGATACCCATATCACTTACGGGAAGAACCAATTGCACTGACCGCCCGGCTTCATCGGGTTTTTCTATGCCGATCTGCCAAGGCTCGCCCATGCCATTCAGGCCATGAACCATAAGGTCACCGCCTATCTCTACGAGATAATTCTTAATACCATGCTTCGCAAGGGTGCGACCGATCAAATCTGCGCTATATCCCTTGGCAATCGCACCCAGCGTAATGGTGACACCCGGTTTGTTCTTGCGCACCATCGGGGGATCGGACTTCACATCCAAAAGCGTGCTCTGGCCAACATTGACCATGGCAGCTCGGATTTGTGCATCTGTTGGCGGATTCTCGTTGTCCTCTGGACCAAAGCCCCAAAGGTCGACAAGTGGCGAAACGGTAATGTCGAATCGCCCTCCGCTGAGCTCGTGAATGGCCTGTGCTTCCTGCAAAACCTCGTGAAAACTGTCAGAAGTACTTAGCCAGTCCGTCGAAGAACTGTTGTTAAAGATGGAGATTTCCGACTCGTCTTTCCAGTTCGACATGGACTCGTTGGCGGCGTCCAGTGTTGCCTTTATGTCGTTATAAAGGGCCTCTTCGTCCACTTTTCCGCGCGCATGCAGTGCCTTGATGGTGTAACTGGTGCCCATTGTGTTGCCACGGAGCTGATATTCGTCAGTTTGTTCGGAAAACAGATCACATCCTGCGAGAGCGAATAGACCAATAAAAACGGGAATAAGCCGGAAAAATAAGCGCAATGGAGGGCCTCAATGCATCTATAACGTGCTGCAGACACTGGGACTGAACTTCTGATTACGCCTAAATCTGCGGCGTGGGGCGTTAGTTGGGCTCTTCTTTGACTGAAGTCAAGGTCTTTTTATTTACTTTGCAGGATTAGAATGGTGACGATCGAGGGAAATTTATTTCATTTTATCCATTCAAGTTGCTACCAATGGCAAAAGCCAACCATCTGGATGCAAATTAACTTGAATTGTTTGATCTCCCTCGTTAGCAAAGGGGAGGTGTTGTTAGGACAACACCGTATGTTGGCGCGAGGGGCGCCGGAAAACTCATTCAGTCAAGGTATGCTATGAAGCTAAAAAAAGGATTGGATCTGCCAATAACAGGCGCTCCTGTCCAGACCATTCATGAGGGGCCAAAGATAACGAAGGTGGCTGTGAATGGTCGGGACTTCATCGGCCTGAAGCCCAAGATGCTGGTCGCGGAAGGAGACAAGGTCAAGAAGGGGCAACCGCTCTTCTTGCACAAAGCTTCCGAAGACGTAGTCTATGTGGCTCCGGGAGGCGGAACCGTTACGGCAATCAATCGTGGTGCACGGCGAGTGCTTGAGACCATTGTGATTGCACTGGATGAGGTGGAAGAAGAGATCACCTTCGAGGCGACTCCTGCAGAACAGTTGAGCGCCCTCCCGCGCGAAAATGTCCAGAAGCGCCTCTATGAAAGTGGGCAATGGACTTATCTCAAGACAAGGCCTTACTCATATGTGCCTGAACAGGGTACAGTCCCGCATTCCATCTTTGTCACAGCAATGGACACCAATCCGCTTGCTGCTGATCCTGCCGTTGTTATCGGCGAGAATGCAGCAGCCTTCAGTGCTGGTGTCGATGTTCTGTCCAATCTGACAGACGGTCACGTATATGTTTGCCATGCACCGGACGATAAAATGCCCGGCGTAACATCTGAGAAGGTTGTGTTCGAATCCTTCGCAGGTCCTCATCCGGCCGGTCTGGCTGGTACCCACATTCATTTCCTCGATCCCGTTAATGCAGAAAAGACCGTATGGTCTATCTCTTACGCAGATGTGATTGCCATCGGCAATCTCTTCACAACGGGCAAGATCGACACAGATCGCACCATTGCACTTTGTGGTCCTCTAGCCACCAACCCTCGTTTGGTGAAAACGCGCGTTGGTGCATCCACGGACGAACTGACTGCCGGGGAAATCGAAATCGGTATAAACTGCCGCGTCGTTTCAGGCTCGGTACTGTCAGGTAAGAAAGCTGAAGACCAGTTCGCTTTCCTTACCCGTTCGGCAACCCAGCTGACATTGATGGAAGAAGATACCAAACAGCGCATTCTGGGCTGGGGGTATCCATCAAACAACTATTGGTCCTTCACCAATGTTCATCTTTCCTCGTTGTTTGGCGCAGGCAAAAAATTTGCCTTCGGAACCAACCAGCGTGGCGGGCGACGTGCCATGGTGCCATTCGGTAGCTATGAACAAGTGGTGCCTCTGGATGTTCTGCCAACCCAATTGCTCAAGGCGCTGCTGACGCTGGATACCGATCTTGCTCAGAAGTTGGGAGCTTTGGAGCTGGAGGAAGAGGATCTGGCACTTTGCACCTTCATCTGTCACTCGAAATATGAGTATGGCGAAGCACTGCGAGCCAATCTCATCAAAATCGAAAAAGAGGGCTAAGCCTTGGGTCTGCGCAATTTCTTCGACAGCATCGAGCCGCATTTCCATAAAGGTGGCAAGCTGGAACGGTATTTCGCCCTTTACGAAATGGTGGAATCCTTCATCTACACGCCCAAAATGGTCACACGCGCCGCGCCGCATGCGCGCGACGATCTCGACCTGAAGCGTGTTATGTCTTATGTGGTTATCGCCACATTCCCCTGTGTTCTGATGGCTCTTTATAATACGGGCTATCAAACCAACTCAGCCATCGCCAGTATGGGGCTGACCGAGGTCGCCGGCTGGCGCGCCTGGATCATCAACCTCCTGGGCATTGGCTTCGATCCGAACAGCATCTTCGCCAATCTGGTGCATGGGCTGCTCTACTTCCTGCCGATCTATATTTTCACGCTGGCCGCAGGTGGCATCGTGGAAGTGATCTTCGCCATCGTGCGTGGTCATGAGATCAACGAAGGCTTCTTCGTGACCTCCATGCTCTATGCTCTGATCGTTCCTGCCTCTACCCCACTCTGGATGGTCTCTCTTGGTATCGTCTTCGGTGTGCTGATGGGCAAGGAAGTGTTCGGCGGCACCGGCAAGAACTTCCTCAACCCGGCTCTGGTCGGGCGTGCCTTCCTCTATTTCGCCTATCCGGCAGCAATGTCCGGTGATGCGATCTGGACCCCGGTCGATGGCTTCACCGGAGCAACCGCTCTGGGTGCGACGGCCTTGCACGGTACACAGGCACTGGCCGATATGGGCCTGTCCTGGTGGGATGCCTTCTTCGGCATCATGCAAGGTTCCATGGGTGAAACCTCTGCTCTTGCCTGTCTGATTGGAGGCATCGTGCTGGTCTATACTCGCATTGCCAACTGGCGTCTGATCGCTGGCTGTGTTGCGGGTACCGTTGGCTTCTCGCTGGTGCTTAATCTGATTGGTTCTGACACCAACCCGATGTTCGGTATGCCATTCTGGTGGCACATGGTTCTTGGCGGTTGGGCATTCGGTCTGGTCTTCATGGTCACCGAGCCCGTGTCTGCTGCTCAAACCAACGCCGGTCGCTTCTGGTACGGTGTTCTGATCGGCTTCATGGTCATCATGATCCGCGTCGTCAACCCGGCTTTCCCGGAAGGCATGATGCTCGCGATCCTGTTCGGCAATATCTTTGCGCCGCTCATCGACTATTTCGTTGTGCGCGCCAACATCAAGCGGAGGGCTGCTCGCAATGCCTGAGGCAACGGATAAGAAACTTGGTCCTTGGGGACGTTTTCTGGCGATGCCAGCGGACAATCCCGTCAAGACGGTTATCGTGGCCGTCGCCCTGTGTCTGTTCTGTTCCATGATCGTGTCAGCTGCTGCAGTGGCTCTCAGACCCGTGCAGGAGCAAAACAAGGTTCTGGACAAACGCCGCAATATTTTGCAGGTGGCAGGTCTGTTTGAACCGGGCATCAACGTCAATAAGGTCTTCAACGAGAAGATTGAACCGCGTCTGGTTGATATCGCTTCCGGTACCTTTTCCGATGCAGCTGATCCGGCAACCTATGATCAGCGTGAAGCATCCAAGGATCCTGCGCAATCAATCGATCTTCAGAATGACCCAGCCGGTATCGGACGTCAGGCCAAACTGGCGTCGGTTTATCTGATCCGCAACGATGCTGGTGATATCGACAAGATCATTCTTCCAGTCCATGGCTACGGCCTGTGGTCCACGATGTATGGTTTTGTTGCTCTTAAAGCCGATGGCAACGAAGTCGCCGGGTTCCAGTTCTACGAACAGGGCGAAACCCCGGGCCTTGGCGCCGAGGTCGATAATCCACGCTGGCGTGCCCAGTGGCCGGGTAAGAAGATCTATGGTGAAGACGGCAATGTTGAAATTGCTGTCACCAAAACCCCTGCGACCCCTGCTACTCAGGATTACCATATCGACAGTCTGGCCGGTGCCACACTGACCAGTCGAGGCGTTGACAACCTCATTCATTTCTGGATGGGCGAACAAGGCTTCAAGCGCTTCCTTGATAATCTCAAAGAAGGGACGGTCTAATGTCTATGCACAAAAATAGCATGTTGGTCGACCCGTTGGTCGATAACAACCCGATCACGTTGCAGGTTCTGGGCATCTGTTCAGCTCTCGCTGTGACCTCATCCCTAAAAGTGGCGCTCGTGATGGCCATTTCGGTGACGCTGGTGACGGCGTTCTCCAACCTGTTCATCTCGATGATCCGCAACCATATTCCAAACAACATCCGCATCATCGCGCAGATGGTGATCA from uncultured Cohaesibacter sp. carries:
- a CDS encoding DMT family transporter, with translation MKNSNIAAYAPLALATLCWGGNVVIGRAVRGDLPPLGLSFWRWFFCCLILLFFTARKLPANWPVIRKHWKLLLAMSATGIAAFNPLQYQALHSTTAINSTLILATCPAIMALLSVFILKEKLGLAQIAGIMISFFGVIFVITSGELSTLFHLKFTVGDIWMVGAAIVWALYSITVKLRPLALDPLVMLMVITGLGALILLPLYIWETLTYQPVTLTPTNLAAIVYVTFIASLLAYFSWNKGVGLIGPSKAGVFIHLMPVWVAILAFFLLGERLQGYHLMGIAFIAIGIVLNSRRARV
- a CDS encoding DJ-1/PfpI family protein is translated as MKIGILIFKDVEELDFVGPWEVFTMANMVKKAKGKEPLFEMALIAPDAEPVTCAKGMRVLPDKTMAETDSLDVILVPGGQGTRREVNNPAIINWIAEIGEEAKWVTSVCTGSLLLTAAGLTKGKKITTHHGAVDLVKERPEKPDVHGEYRYIRDGNLVTSAGVSAGIDMSLWLVGEWYGPDFARIVQKAMQYDPVPPYSALT
- a CDS encoding MATE family efflux transporter, producing the protein MTANPSTKSALLDRETPSILKLAGFLSLSGLFSTSAILIDANMVGPIGDETLAGLGLCAGLYGVFMALLFGLGSGAQILLTRAFGAGDMRLYFVRLLRMMMLGLGLSIILVLLFRFNINFLVDWLATTSGIGFAAKRYLALMVYALPLSFAAYLLTISFDVRRQAPRELRGFAIELPLNVILNALLIYGWFGAPELGIKGAAIATLVSQSARLLYLVVLTVRDMRVALRDKSAAETSGSADYDREALLPRSVLLPVMLNVAALIVGAQAYQLLFAQQPYLTFAALALMTPWLSVANVLGRAVAMSATLTCADLEPGSPELRRAILSVLKALRLLAPRLALLFVGVTLLADALSWHISDWVRINFLLLIPYGGLLVLVRTASVTIGAILRATDRPKWVFWVQVGLQWGFGVPLLLICTQVFELSLYIVYGILILEETMRLGIMAMRLKRRAFAEGLGPDGDSPQVRAE
- the nqrM gene encoding (Na+)-NQR maturation NqrM; the encoded protein is MATYLIVFGAFLVIVVGMSIGVMFKRKPIAGSCGGLNAISDADHCLICGAAVDKDSPLKERLHGECPRKKAAREKAEREAAMSAAE
- a CDS encoding FAD:protein FMN transferase; the encoded protein is MGTSYTIKALHARGKVDEEALYNDIKATLDAANESMSNWKDESEISIFNNSSSTDWLSTSDSFHEVLQEAQAIHELSGGRFDITVSPLVDLWGFGPEDNENPPTDAQIRAAMVNVGQSTLLDVKSDPPMVRKNKPGVTITLGAIAKGYSADLIGRTLAKHGIKNYLVEIGGDLMVHGLNGMGEPWQIGIEKPDEAGRSVQLVLPVSDMGIATSGDYRNFYFNDEGQRMSHIIDPLTGRPVTHNLASVTVLAPNGMRADGMATALLVLGEKEGRALADKLDIPAYFIRREENGFVTSSSKAFDALMKAEK
- a CDS encoding Na(+)-translocating NADH-quinone reductase subunit A; translated protein: MKLKKGLDLPITGAPVQTIHEGPKITKVAVNGRDFIGLKPKMLVAEGDKVKKGQPLFLHKASEDVVYVAPGGGTVTAINRGARRVLETIVIALDEVEEEITFEATPAEQLSALPRENVQKRLYESGQWTYLKTRPYSYVPEQGTVPHSIFVTAMDTNPLAADPAVVIGENAAAFSAGVDVLSNLTDGHVYVCHAPDDKMPGVTSEKVVFESFAGPHPAGLAGTHIHFLDPVNAEKTVWSISYADVIAIGNLFTTGKIDTDRTIALCGPLATNPRLVKTRVGASTDELTAGEIEIGINCRVVSGSVLSGKKAEDQFAFLTRSATQLTLMEEDTKQRILGWGYPSNNYWSFTNVHLSSLFGAGKKFAFGTNQRGGRRAMVPFGSYEQVVPLDVLPTQLLKALLTLDTDLAQKLGALELEEEDLALCTFICHSKYEYGEALRANLIKIEKEG
- a CDS encoding NADH:ubiquinone reductase (Na(+)-transporting) subunit B: MGLRNFFDSIEPHFHKGGKLERYFALYEMVESFIYTPKMVTRAAPHARDDLDLKRVMSYVVIATFPCVLMALYNTGYQTNSAIASMGLTEVAGWRAWIINLLGIGFDPNSIFANLVHGLLYFLPIYIFTLAAGGIVEVIFAIVRGHEINEGFFVTSMLYALIVPASTPLWMVSLGIVFGVLMGKEVFGGTGKNFLNPALVGRAFLYFAYPAAMSGDAIWTPVDGFTGATALGATALHGTQALADMGLSWWDAFFGIMQGSMGETSALACLIGGIVLVYTRIANWRLIAGCVAGTVGFSLVLNLIGSDTNPMFGMPFWWHMVLGGWAFGLVFMVTEPVSAAQTNAGRFWYGVLIGFMVIMIRVVNPAFPEGMMLAILFGNIFAPLIDYFVVRANIKRRAARNA
- a CDS encoding Na(+)-translocating NADH-quinone reductase subunit C, coding for MPEATDKKLGPWGRFLAMPADNPVKTVIVAVALCLFCSMIVSAAAVALRPVQEQNKVLDKRRNILQVAGLFEPGINVNKVFNEKIEPRLVDIASGTFSDAADPATYDQREASKDPAQSIDLQNDPAGIGRQAKLASVYLIRNDAGDIDKIILPVHGYGLWSTMYGFVALKADGNEVAGFQFYEQGETPGLGAEVDNPRWRAQWPGKKIYGEDGNVEIAVTKTPATPATQDYHIDSLAGATLTSRGVDNLIHFWMGEQGFKRFLDNLKEGTV